In the genome of Acidobacteriota bacterium, the window CATCGCCGGCGCCCTTGAAGAATCCGACTACCGGGCCAAGCTCGTGAACGCCGGATTCGAGCAGGTCACCGTCGAGCCGACGCGCGTCTATCGCGCCGAAGACGCGCGACAGTTTCTGGAAGACAGCGGCCTCGATGATGCTGACCTGCCGGCCCAGGTCGACGGCCGATTCATGAGTGCGTTCGTGCGCGCCAGCAAGCCGGTGGCGAAGCCGTGCTGCACGACGACCTGTTGCACCTGACGGCTACAGAAACGGCGCCGCCCGCTTCAGTAACTCCTCCAGGCCCGGTTCCTGCGGATTGCGCGGCTGGCCCGGGTGGATGACCGACACCTGGCAACTCTCGGCGGCTTCCACGAGTTGGGCGTAGGTGCCGGCGGTAATGTCGGCGAGGTACGCCTGCTTGTTGTGGTCGTAGGCGAACATCTTGCCGTTGATCGTCGTGCACTCGTTGCAGGTTGAGCAGCGCGCGGTCTCGATGTACGCCTCGTCGGGCGACCGGTCCAATTCCGGCGCCGCCGGCACGCTCACCACGAGGGCCCCGGCCGCAGCGGGTTTCGCCGCGGCCGGCGCGCTTGTCCACCGTAGCCCCGGCGAAGGTGGGGCTGGCGCCTCCGCTTCCTGCGACGCGCGTTGCTGCCAGGCCTGGCGCTCGCGCGCGAGCAGCGCTTCGGCATGCGAGTTATGGATGCCCCCCAACTCCTGGAGGCTGTGCCACATCTCGCGGCAGCGGCGCGCTTCCCTGATCAACCGTTCATCGACGATCACCTTGTGCAGCGTGTCGTCGTCATCGACCATCAACAGGCTCGGGACGATGTCGGGCAACCCTTTGCGCTCGCGCGCGAGCGACTCGTCCACCGCGACCAGGTGGCCGCCCCACTGCGCCCGCGGCACCCGCGCCAGGTGCCGCGCGTAGCGGCGGTCGCTGGCGACGAAATCGACCACCGTGAAGGCCAGGTCTGCCGACACCCGCTGGTGTTGTTCGTCCTCGTAGGCGAAGCGCTGGATCGGCCAATCGCGGTCCCGCTGCGGGTTGGCGTCGAGACAGAAGCGCGCCGCCCAATTGGTGCCCGCCGACGGGTCGTACGCAAACGCCGGGAACGCGCGCGACTCCATCGCCGCCGCCGCCACCAGGTACGGCGGCAGGCCGGACGCGGCGCCGCTCGCGCCGGAAAACACGCTGAACAGGGCGGGCCCGCGACACTGCAGCCCCCGGAGCAGGTGCTCGCGAAACCGCAACAGGTTCGAGCTGCTCGATTGCAGCACGTACACGTCGTTCAAGCCCATGGCCATGCCGGCAATCTGCCGATTGCGCATGCCGGACGTGAGGGCGCCTTGTCCGTCCGGCGACTCTTCCAGCAGGTCGTCGATCTGCAGCAGGATCTTGATCGGCACGCCGGAGGAGAGAATCTCCATCAGGCGCGCGTGCTCGGCCGCCGGCAACTGGCCGGCGTCGAGGCAGACCAGGTAGTCGGGAAACGCGGCCAGGTCCTGCGGGTCGAGTCCGTTGGCGCCGAAGTCGTCAAAGAGGGCGTCGTGGCGCGACTCCCGGTACTGGCCATCGATCTCGAGATCGGCCATCGCGAGGGCCTTCGCCATGGCGATCACCGCCGGCATCCGCTGGCGGAAGGCGTCGAGGGCCTCGCTGCAACTGCCAAAAGCAAACTGGTACGGCTCGCCAGCCGGATCCAGCCCGCCCTCGGTTCCGGGCAGGAACGCCCGCGAGGTCAGCACGGTCAGCAGTTGATGGATTCGCTGGCGGCGGCCCTCGGGGAGCCCCTCGCCCGCGCCGGCGCTGCCGAGCACCCGCGACATGGCGTTGAAGTCGAACGCGTCGCTGAAGCCCTTGCCGACCGAGGCCTTCAGATGCGACGCGTCGCGACGCTCGGTGGCGCGTTCGGCGTCGGCCCGAAGGATCTCCGACAGCTTGATCACCAGCCGGTCGAGGTGCTGGTGCAACGCCGCGACCTTCTTTGCCTGCACCGCGCCCCACAGATGGCGCAACAGGCGCACCGGCAAGGCCGCGTCGCAATCGGCCACCTCGCCATCGACCACGATCGCCCGGCGCAATCGCCGGAGGCTGTCGCCGAAGGCCGGCTCCGCGTCCCGTGCCAGGCCGCTCGCGGCCCCGTCCCACAGCGACGCTAGTGTCCCGGTCGCACCGCTCGCCACGAGCGTCCGCAGCGCCCGTTCGATCCGCAGGCCGTGCTGGCGGATGCGATCGCCGTCGCTGCCCGCCGCCGTGGCGGCGAGCGCATCGTCCATGAGGCCCGACAGCGACTGCACCAACGGACCATCCGGCCGGCCGGCGACCAGCACCAGCGGGAAGTCGTAGCGCAACCGGTCGAGCTCGCGGTAGCCGGCAAAGAGCGCCGGGCGCAGGCCCAGGCCGTCGACGGCTTCGAGATGCCCGGCCGGCCGGCGGCCGGTGAGATAAAACGCCACGTGCGCTTGGGTTGCCGCGTCCATGTCCGCTCCTACGCCTCCGCTTCGCGCGGCCACACCGTGTGCTTGTCGAACTCGGCGTTGAGCCCGGCCCGGGTCAGCGCCGCGGACCGCAACCGATCGGAGCGCACCAGGTCCTCGTAGCAGGGCACCTCGGGATTGCGATAGAGGATCCCGACCGGCACCACGTCGGTACGCGACGCGATCACCCGCGCCTGGTTGAGATCCGACGGATCGTGCTCGACCAGGTTCTTGTAGACCTTGGCCGCACCGGCGCTCGGCTGCAGGCCGTTGGCATGATGGAGCAACTGCACCTGGCTGGGGTCGTGCAGCCACGGATCGAGCAACTTGGGCATCCACTCCGGGCACCTTTGAACGATGCGCACGAACGAGAGGCCCTTGTGGCGATGCGCGGCCGTGACAATGTCGTAGAGCAGATCCGGCGCCCAGTCCACCGCCTGCGCGACAAACGAGACGTTCTGGACCCCGAGCGTAACTGTCAGCGGGTTGAGCGCCTCGAGGTAACTGCCGCGCGGCGTGGTGTTGGTCTTGGTGCCGATCGGCGAGGTCGGCGACGCCTGTTTCTTGGTCAGCCCGTAGACCTGGTTGTCGTGCAGGAACACCGTGATGTTCATGTTGTAGCGAATGGCGTGAATCCAGTGCGCCGCGCCGATGCTGCAGCAGTCACCATCGCCGGTGTTGACGAACACGGTCAGGTCGGGCCGCGCCATCCTGACCCCTTCGGCGATCGGCAGCGCGCGCCCATGGATCCCATGAAAGCCGTAGGTCTTCATGTAATGGGGAAAGCGGCTCGAACAGCCGATGCCCGAGACGAACACTGTCTTCTCCGGCCGCAGGCCCTCGTCGCGGCATAACCGCTGGACGGCGGCGAGAATGGCGTTGTCGCCACAGCCCGTGCACCAGCGCGGCACCCCGCTTTGGTAATCCTCGAGCTCGTGACGCTCGTCGCACATCTGCAGCAGGCATTCGGTCGCGGACATCGGGCTCATGACGTGGCCACCTTTCCCGGCACCCGTGCGAGCTTCTCGCGGACGGCCCGGCGAATCGTGCTGGGCCGGATCGGCTGGCCCCTGACTTCACTGAAGCAATCGACATCGACCAGATAGCGCGCGCGCAGCATCATGGCCAGCGCCGAGTAGCGGCGGTTGCTGTCGTCGATGAGCTGATCGTCCGGATGGTCGCTCCAGTTGCTTTCAATCGTGATGACCTGTGCGAAGCCCTGCATGATCTCCTTGATCCCCGGTGGCAAGGGCTGCAGGAACCGCAAGTGCATCGACGACACTTTGTGGCCCTCGGCGCGCAGCGAGCCGACCGCCTCCTCGATGGCGCCCCGGGTGCTGCCCCAGCCCACCACCAACAGGTCGCCACTCTGCTCGCCGACCACGGGCGGCGGCACGAGGGTCTTCTGCAGCGCCGCCAGCTTCAGGCTGCGGGCCCGCAGCCCCTGCTCGTTGCTGTCGGCGTCGTAGGCGACGTGGCTGTCGCGGTCGTGCGCCAACCCGGTGAGTGTGTGCATGCCGCCCGGCTGCCCCGGGATGAAGCGGCGGGCCAGGCCGGTGGTGTCGTCCCAGTCGTACGGCCTGGCGGAATCAGGCACCGCGCTCTGGTCGACCGGCGGCGCCATCCAGCTCTCGCTGAAGACCGGCCGCGGGAAGGGCTGCTGCGAGGTGGCCAGCGTGGTGTCCGACAAGACGACGACCACCATGTTGAAGGTCTCGGCAATCCGGCGCGCGGTGATGATGGAGTAAAAACAGTCCTCGATGGTGGACGGCGCCATGACCACCTTCGGCGCGTCGCCATGGCTGCCGAAGATCGCCGTCAGCAGGTCGCCCTGCTCGGCCTTGGTTGGCTGCCCGGTGCTCGGCCCGCCGCGCTGGACGTTGACCACCACCAGCGGGATCTCGCCCATCACCGCCAGCCCGATGCCCTCCTGCTTCAGTGAAAAGCCCGGGCCCGACGTGATGGTCACCGCGCACTTGCCCGCATACGACGCGCCGATGGCGAAGGCGCAGGCCGCAATCTCGTCTTCGGCCTGGTGCACGATGCCGCCGACCTGCTCGAAGGCCTCCGACAGGTAGTGCGAGGCCGAAGTGGCGGGCGTGATCGGATACATCGCGCAGATCTCCATCCCGGAGGCGAGCACGCCGAGCGCCAGCGCGGTGTTGCCGTTCACCACGATCTGCGGCTCGGTCGAGCGGACCGCGGGGATGCGGTAACTGAAGTCGAGGTTGGTTCCCGCCCAGCGATGACCGGCTTCGAGCAACGCGATGTTCGCGTCCACGATCCGCTGATCCTTCTTCCCAAACGTCTGCACGACCTGATCCGCGGCGAGCTTCAGGTCCAGGCTGTAGATCTGGCACAGCATGCCCAGCGCGAACATGTTCTTGCCTCGACGCGCATCGCTCACCAGCGTCCGGCACTCCCGCTCCATCGGAATTTCGTGCACCCGGTAGCCCGCCGCCACGAGCCGATCGTAGGTCTCAACGTAGGCCGCCGCGACCGTCGGGTCGGCGTGGTGGCGCCACATGTCCTCGAGCAGGATGAGGCAGTCGGGCTTGAGCTCCCTGGCCCGCACGCGCCCGAGCAGGACCTGCTCGTTGAAGGCCACCACGAGGTCGGTCTCGTCGCCGCCATTGGTCACGGGCCCCGATCCGATGCGGATGCGAACGCCACTCGCGCCCGCCACGCTGCGCGCCGGCGGACGGATCTCGGCCGGGATGATCTCCGTGGTCCAGACGCCGTTGCCACTCTGCGCCGCGATCGCGCCCAGCGACTGGCCGCACTTCTGGGCGCCTTCGCCCGAATCGCTGATGATCTCGACGATGTGTTCGTTCAACGTGACCACATTTCCTCCAGATGACGTGAACAGGAGCTCAAGAGGTCAAGAGCACGTCTTTGAACATTCAACTCCTGATCTCCTGATCTCCTGTTTCTAGCCAACGCGCACCCGTACGAAGTTGCGTTCCCGTGTGTCAATGCCGAACAACGTGCCGGCCTCGCCCCGATACGGACGCCCGGGATCGCGAATGCCGAGATACGCCTTGATGCTGCGGGCGGCGGTGCGGCCCGCGCCCATCGCTTCGATCACCGTCGCCGCGCCGGTGACGATGTCGCCGCCGGCGAAAACCCCGGCCACCGAGGTGGCGCAGGTGTCGTCGGTCGCGATGTAGCCGCGCGCGTTGAGTGTCAACGAGGAGGTCTGGCCCATGATCGGGTTGGCATTGGTCCCGATGGCATAGACAATCAGATCGGCCTCGAAGTCGAACTCGCTGCCCGCCACCGGCACCGGCCGGCGCCGGCCCGACTCGTCCGGTTCGCCCAGTTCCATGCGCACGCAGCGCATGCCGCGCACGTTGCCGTGGCCATCGTCCAGGACCGACACCGGGCTGGTGAGCCAGTGGAACTCGACCCCTTCCTGCTCGGCGTGATGCAGTTCCTCCGCCCGCGCCGGCGCTTCCAGGCTGGAACGGCGGTAGATGCAGTAGACCTTGTCGGCGCCCAGCCGGAGTGACACGCGCATGGCGTCCATCGCGGTGTTGCCGGCGCCCACGACCGCGACCCGCCGCCCGATCGGCAGGGGCGTGTCGTAGTTGGGAAAATCCCGGGCCCGCATCAGGTTGCAGCGCGTCAGCAGCTCGTTGGCCGAGAGCACGCCGTTCAGCGAATCACCGGGAATTCCGAGCATCGTTGGGTAGCCGGCGCCGACGCCGACGAACACCGCGTCGAAGCCCATCTCGTCGAGCATCTGCTCGATGGTGAACAGGCGGCCGACCAGCGTGTTGCATTCGAACGTGACGCCGAGCTTCTTGAGGTTCTCGATTTCGGCGTCGATCACCGTGTTGGGCAGCCGGAAATCGGGAATGCCGTACTTCAGCACGCCGCCCGCTTCGTGGAAGGCCTCGAACACCGTCACCGCGGTGCCGGCCTTGGCCATGTCGGCCGCGCACGCCATGCCGGCCGGGCCCGAGCCGACAATGCCGACCTTGAACCGGGTCGGTTCGAGGTGCGGGATATTGACCCAGCCTTCCTTGATTGCGGAGTCGCCGACGAACCGCTCGAGCCGTCCGATGGCGACCGCCTCCAGCGATTCCCCCACCGTGCAGGCGCCTTCGCACTGGCTCTCCTGCGGACACACCCGCCCGCACACCGACGGCAACAGGTTGGTGGCGGTAATCACGTCATAGGCGCCGCGCAGGTTGCGCTCGCCGATCTGCTTGATGAAGGCGGGGATGTCGATGCCGACCGGGCAGCCGGCAATGCAGGGCTCATCCGGGCAGTGCAGGCAGCGCTCCGATTCGCGCATGGCCTCTTCGAGCGAGTAGCCGTGGGCCACTTCCTCGAAGTTCTTCGCCCGCACCTGCGGATCCTGCTCGCGCATCGGCGTGCGCGCCTGTGGAATGCTGCGAATCGTCCGTTTCGTCGCCATCCGGCTCCACCCAGTTTCCTGTAGCATCCGGCTTTAGCCGGATATCTCCCTCTCCCCTGTAGCATCCGGCTTTAGCCGGATATCAACCTATCCGCCAAGCGCATCATTCTCAGGCAGTTCGAGCAACTCGCTCTGCTCGGCGCTGCCGCGCGCCAGGGCGTCGAGGGCGCTCGGGCCGACCTGCCGGGTCATTCGGCAGCTCTCGGACCAGCGCTCCTGCGCCGTTTGCTCCACTGTCGTGTAGCGCCGCAGGCGGACCATCAAGTCGTCGAAATCGACCAGGTGACCGTCGAAGTCGGGGCCATCGACGCAGGCGAACTTCACCTGCCCGCCGACCTTGACCCGGCACCCGCCGCACATCCCGGTGCCGTCCACCATGATCGGGTTGACGCTGACGATGGTCTTGATCTGGCGGGCGCGGGTGGCGTCGGCGCACGCCTGCATCATCACGGGCGGGCCAATGGCGACGACTTCGTCGATGTCGGCGTGGCGATCGAGTGCGACCTTGATGCCGTCGGTGATCAGGCCCTTGATGCCGGCCGTGCCGTCGTTGGTGCACAGGATCAGCTCATCGCAACACGCGGCAAACTTGTCCTCCCAGAAGACCAGGCCCATGGTGCGGAACCCGAGCACCGCGATCACGTAGGCGCCACTGTCCTTGAAGCCGCGCGCCTGCGGAAAGATCGGCGCGACGCCGAGGCCACCGCCCACGCACACCACCTTTTTCGCTTTCGTCGTCGGGCTCGGAATGCCCATCGGGCCGACCATGGCGTGCAGCGACGTTCCCACCTGGCATTCCTGCTGCATCTGTCGGGTGGTCTTGCCAACGGCTTGGATGACCAGCGTCACCGTGCCCTTGTCGCGGTCGAAGTCGGCAATCGTGAGGGGAATGCGCTCGCCATTGGGGTGGAGCATGACGATGACGAACTGTCCGGGCCGGGCGGCCCTCGCCATCAGCGGATGGCGCACTTCAAGCAGGTACGTTACTTCAGAGAAATCGTCGCGTGTCACGATCTCGAAGTCGGCCATAACACCCACCTATTCCTTCCAGCATACGCCTGTGGGCGACGGGAGGACGCCGACCGATCGACTGCGAATGCAAATGACGCGCCCGGGGACTCGTGAGGCGAGACGGCTCTCTAGAAGTGGAAATATTCCCGAAGGCCAGAAAAAGTCACCAACCGGCGGCCAGGACGTCGCCCCATGGCGGCGCACGTGGGCGGTGGTTGCCAGGCAGACGCTGATCGTACTCGCCATCCAGTTCGCCGCAGGGCTGTCCGCCGCGCTCCCGGTCTGGTGGTTTGGGTGGTGATCAGCAAGCCTTGGCGTTGAGACCTACTCGGCCTCTTTGCGGTTGACCGGAGATTCCCCGGTGAGCCGCAGAAGCTCTGCCAGCGCTTCTTCCAGTTCACGGGCGACCGAAGTTGGCCCAAGGCGACTGAACGCCTTCGACAAGGATCCGTAGTACCAGAGCTGGTCCACCTTCGGGGCGTTGAACCGGGCCCACAAGCCGTCCCCGACGGCACGGCAGTCGGTGATGATCGACCGGATGTTCGCCAGCTTGTCGGCAGCCGACACAGGACGTACCGACGGCGACGCCTCCTCCAAGTGCTCGATGTAGCGCTGCTTGCGTTTTCGATAGTCCGGCTCGGAAACGGCGTCCGTTCCCGAGCAACCATCAACGATGTCGGCCACGACGTGGCCGAATCTGCGCCTGATGTCCCGAAGCCGAGGCTCTCCTCCGCAATCCTCCAAACTGCGGTACGAGAAGCAGAACTCGCTATCCAGGCTTAGCTCGGCCCCCTCTGTAGCTAAGTCGCCACCACGCGTTGGTACGCCTCGGTTACCTGCTATGCCACACGTGACCACCTCCCGGCAGGCTCCAGACGCAACAGCAGTGATTCAGGCACAACAGCCGCCGACAGCCGCAGCAACAGCCCGCGACGGCGTCCACATTGGAATAGATGTTGGCGGACGGCCCCAGAAAGGCTTTGACCTGTGCATCACCCACTGGTGTGGAGGGCTCTTAACAGACATCCGTTGGACAAGAGTCCCCCACTCCACACCACTTCCGACAACAGAGTCGCTCCGAATCTTGGTTCGTGATGCAGACCTCGCCGGACTGGCTTCTGCAACGCATGACTCGGCATCTGCCACGGCAGCCACCCTATGGGGTGAGCTGGATCAGCACGGACCTGTTGGGATCTATGTGGATCGCCGTCAGCCTTCTCGCGCAACTGCCTTGGGCACGGACGGCTGTGTGAGAAACAGAGCCTCACCGGCGTGTCCTTCCAATCCACCCCTTCGGTGGCTTGCGGCATTGAACACGGCGGCGACTGGGGCTGGCTCGTCTACGGCATGATCGGGTTCGCCGCCTGCATACATCGTGGCCAGTTCGGCCGGGACGATTGGCTAGCAGCTCTCAAGGACGGGACGTCTACTCGCTTTGATTCGAGCGGGATAGTGCTGCGCGAGTGCTTTCCGACCGCGACCATCTCGGTCCTTCGCGCGAACAATCGGGACGCGGATGTGGCCCGCGTGCTCAGCCCAAAGGCTGACATGCCAGCGGTGCAAGCCGTCCTGAGTTACCTGCAGCACGGGGTGAAAGGTATTAAGCGGCCGCGCGATCCGCTTTTTGACCAAGCCGACGCCCTCGTTGCGGCGCTCGGGGCCCTGCCCCACGCCGCGGATGGTTTCCGTGAAACGGCGTCCTGGCCGTCCGGCGGTTCACGGTGGAAGGCCAATCCCGGGGCCGAGGCAGTCGAAGGCACGTTTACCTGCGTGGCGTGAGCAGTCGGCGCCTGCTCCTTGCCCGCTGCTACCATGCCGCGCCGGATGTGACCCGGGAAGTGCCACACCGAAGTTTGGGCTGAACTGATGACGACCCGTTCCAGCTCGATACCCGGTCCCATCGAGACCCTCGCCCGCGTCTGCGAGCGCCTCTGCGTGTCCCGGCCGCCTCAACGGCGCGCTCGCGCGCGGTTGACCTCACTGCGGTAGCACTTGAAGCAGAGGGCGGCGGCAGCGCGGGCGTCTCACGCGACGTCGATTAGCGCGCGCGGGTCCTTCGCGGCAATAAGCAGCAGCGTCCGGGCGGCGCCCGACGGCGCCCGGCGGCCCTGTTCCCATTCCTGAAGCGTGCGGACCGAGACGCCCAACAATTCGGCGAACCTTGGCTGCGAAAGCCCGGTTCCTTCTCTGATGATCGCCACGGACGGCACGGTGGTCACACGTCCGCGCGCGCCCCGCTTCAATTCGCGGAGCCCTTCCAGGATCTCCCGGCCTATCTTCCGCTTAGGCGCCGCCATAGGTCTCCTCCGTGATCCGCTTCAAGACACGTCCACCTCAGCACCCGTCGGGAATATACGTCACAGACGGATACACGTCAAAGACGGACAGGGAAGGGCCCCGACCTGCTCGCTCCGAGCGAAGCGGAGGATTGGTCTGCCGGCTGCCATCAGCGAATGGCTCGCCATGAGCGAGCGACCGATTCGCTGAAAGCGACTCGGTCGCGAGTCGAATGGCGCGCCCGCCAGGGATCGAACCTGGGACCCCCGACTTAGAAGGTCGGTGCTCTATCCAACTGAGCTACGGGCGCGTCGTGGCAATTTTAGCAGGTGACAGCGGCTAGAATCCGCTTCTGTGACCACCACCACCCTGAATAAGCAGATCCACCTGGTCTCGCGACCCAAGGGCGAAGCCACGGCCGCCAATTTCCGCCTCGTCGAGGCGCCGCTGCCGCCGCTCGGCGACGGCCAGGTGCTGGTCCGCCACCACTTCCTGTCGCTCGACCCGTACATGCGCGGCCGCATGGACGATGCCCGCAGCTACGCGCCGCCGCAGGCGCTGGACACCGTGATGATTGGTGGCACCGCCGGCGAAGTCGTCGAGTCGCAGCATCCAGGCTTCGCCGCGGGCGACCTGGTGGTGGGCATGGGCGGCTGGCAGCAGTTCAGCATCGTCTCCGGCTCGGCGCGCGGGGCCCTGCGTAAAGTGGACGCCAGCCACGTTCCGCTGTCGGCATACCTCGGCGCCGTCGGCATGCCCGGCGTGACGGCGTGGCACGGGCTGACGAAGATTTGCCAGCCGAAGGCGGGCGACACGATCACCGTGAGCGCGGCCAGCGGCGCGGTGGGAAGCGTCGTGGGCCAGTTGGCCAAGGCGCGTGGCTGTCGCGCGGTCGGCTTCGCCGGCGGCACCGACAAGTGCCGTTACGTGATCGACGACCTCGGCTTCGACGCCTGCATCGACTACAAGGCACATGGCGATCCGAAGTCGCTCTACAAGGCCCTGGCCGAGGCCACGCCCGATGGCGTGGCTGGGCATTTCGAGAACGTCGGCGGTCCTATTCTTGATGCCGTGCTCGCGCGCATGAACGACTTTGGCCGCATCGCGGTGTGCGGGATGATCAGCGGCTACAACGGCGAGCCGATTCCGATGACCCATCCGGCGCTGATTCTGCGATCGCGCCTGCGGATCGAAGGCTTCATTGTCAGCGAGCACATGGAGAGCTGGCCGGAGGCCCTCACCGAACTGGGCGGCATGGTCGCGGCCGGTACGCTGAAGTACCGCGAGTCGATCGCGCACGGCATTGAATCAGCGCCCGAGGCCTTCCTCGGGCTGCTGAAGGGCAGGAACTTCGGCAAGCAGCTCGTCAAGTTGTGACAAGCAACTCGTGCAATTGGTCTGACCTGATATGAGCGATACGGCTCGCGCGACGACGGCCGTGCCCTGGCGCCGGGCCGGGCTGATCGTGACGGCGGCCTTGGTGGTCAAGCTGGTGGTGCTCTTCCAGCTGTGGGATCACCCGCTGTTGGCGCCGCACGGAGAACTCGACA includes:
- a CDS encoding HD domain-containing protein, producing the protein MVTCGIAGNRGVPTRGGDLATEGAELSLDSEFCFSYRSLEDCGGEPRLRDIRRRFGHVVADIVDGCSGTDAVSEPDYRKRKQRYIEHLEEASPSVRPVSAADKLANIRSIITDCRAVGDGLWARFNAPKVDQLWYYGSLSKAFSRLGPTSVARELEEALAELLRLTGESPVNRKEAE
- a CDS encoding thiamine pyrophosphate-dependent enzyme, producing MSPMSATECLLQMCDERHELEDYQSGVPRWCTGCGDNAILAAVQRLCRDEGLRPEKTVFVSGIGCSSRFPHYMKTYGFHGIHGRALPIAEGVRMARPDLTVFVNTGDGDCCSIGAAHWIHAIRYNMNITVFLHDNQVYGLTKKQASPTSPIGTKTNTTPRGSYLEALNPLTVTLGVQNVSFVAQAVDWAPDLLYDIVTAAHRHKGLSFVRIVQRCPEWMPKLLDPWLHDPSQVQLLHHANGLQPSAGAAKVYKNLVEHDPSDLNQARVIASRTDVVPVGILYRNPEVPCYEDLVRSDRLRSAALTRAGLNAEFDKHTVWPREAEA
- a CDS encoding sulfide/dihydroorotate dehydrogenase-like FAD/NAD-binding protein, which translates into the protein MADFEIVTRDDFSEVTYLLEVRHPLMARAARPGQFVIVMLHPNGERIPLTIADFDRDKGTVTLVIQAVGKTTRQMQQECQVGTSLHAMVGPMGIPSPTTKAKKVVCVGGGLGVAPIFPQARGFKDSGAYVIAVLGFRTMGLVFWEDKFAACCDELILCTNDGTAGIKGLITDGIKVALDRHADIDEVVAIGPPVMMQACADATRARQIKTIVSVNPIMVDGTGMCGGCRVKVGGQVKFACVDGPDFDGHLVDFDDLMVRLRRYTTVEQTAQERWSESCRMTRQVGPSALDALARGSAEQSELLELPENDALGG
- a CDS encoding 2-oxoacid:acceptor oxidoreductase subunit alpha, producing the protein MNEHIVEIISDSGEGAQKCGQSLGAIAAQSGNGVWTTEIIPAEIRPPARSVAGASGVRIRIGSGPVTNGGDETDLVVAFNEQVLLGRVRARELKPDCLILLEDMWRHHADPTVAAAYVETYDRLVAAGYRVHEIPMERECRTLVSDARRGKNMFALGMLCQIYSLDLKLAADQVVQTFGKKDQRIVDANIALLEAGHRWAGTNLDFSYRIPAVRSTEPQIVVNGNTALALGVLASGMEICAMYPITPATSASHYLSEAFEQVGGIVHQAEDEIAACAFAIGASYAGKCAVTITSGPGFSLKQEGIGLAVMGEIPLVVVNVQRGGPSTGQPTKAEQGDLLTAIFGSHGDAPKVVMAPSTIEDCFYSIITARRIAETFNMVVVVLSDTTLATSQQPFPRPVFSESWMAPPVDQSAVPDSARPYDWDDTTGLARRFIPGQPGGMHTLTGLAHDRDSHVAYDADSNEQGLRARSLKLAALQKTLVPPPVVGEQSGDLLVVGWGSTRGAIEEAVGSLRAEGHKVSSMHLRFLQPLPPGIKEIMQGFAQVITIESNWSDHPDDQLIDDSNRRYSALAMMLRARYLVDVDCFSEVRGQPIRPSTIRRAVREKLARVPGKVATS
- the gltA gene encoding NADPH-dependent glutamate synthase gives rise to the protein MATKRTIRSIPQARTPMREQDPQVRAKNFEEVAHGYSLEEAMRESERCLHCPDEPCIAGCPVGIDIPAFIKQIGERNLRGAYDVITATNLLPSVCGRVCPQESQCEGACTVGESLEAVAIGRLERFVGDSAIKEGWVNIPHLEPTRFKVGIVGSGPAGMACAADMAKAGTAVTVFEAFHEAGGVLKYGIPDFRLPNTVIDAEIENLKKLGVTFECNTLVGRLFTIEQMLDEMGFDAVFVGVGAGYPTMLGIPGDSLNGVLSANELLTRCNLMRARDFPNYDTPLPIGRRVAVVGAGNTAMDAMRVSLRLGADKVYCIYRRSSLEAPARAEELHHAEQEGVEFHWLTSPVSVLDDGHGNVRGMRCVRMELGEPDESGRRRPVPVAGSEFDFEADLIVYAIGTNANPIMGQTSSLTLNARGYIATDDTCATSVAGVFAGGDIVTGAATVIEAMGAGRTAARSIKAYLGIRDPGRPYRGEAGTLFGIDTRERNFVRVRVG
- a CDS encoding NADP-dependent oxidoreductase gives rise to the protein MTTTTLNKQIHLVSRPKGEATAANFRLVEAPLPPLGDGQVLVRHHFLSLDPYMRGRMDDARSYAPPQALDTVMIGGTAGEVVESQHPGFAAGDLVVGMGGWQQFSIVSGSARGALRKVDASHVPLSAYLGAVGMPGVTAWHGLTKICQPKAGDTITVSAASGAVGSVVGQLAKARGCRAVGFAGGTDKCRYVIDDLGFDACIDYKAHGDPKSLYKALAEATPDGVAGHFENVGGPILDAVLARMNDFGRIAVCGMISGYNGEPIPMTHPALILRSRLRIEGFIVSEHMESWPEALTELGGMVAAGTLKYRESIAHGIESAPEAFLGLLKGRNFGKQLVKL
- a CDS encoding helix-turn-helix domain-containing protein; translated protein: MAAPKRKIGREILEGLRELKRGARGRVTTVPSVAIIREGTGLSQPRFAELLGVSVRTLQEWEQGRRAPSGAARTLLLIAAKDPRALIDVA